A genomic stretch from Arachis stenosperma cultivar V10309 chromosome 3, arast.V10309.gnm1.PFL2, whole genome shotgun sequence includes:
- the LOC130968663 gene encoding leucine-rich repeat receptor-like protein kinase TDR, producing MEIVKFLYLNLLATFTFSVVLAMDPYSEALLDLKSELVDDDNTLHDWKVPSQQGNSTTESYACSWTGIKCNNDSTVVTSIDLSMKKLGGVISGKQFTIFTNLVDLNLSYNFFSGQLPVQIFNLKSLKSLDISRNNFSGHFPNGISSLQNLLVLDAFSNSFSGPLPAELSQLQNLKVLNLAGSYFSGPIPSEYGSFRSLEFLHLAGNSLTGNIPSELGNLKTVTHMEIGYNNYDGLIPPQLGNMSQIQYLDIAGANLSGPIPKQLSNLTSLQSLFLFRNQLTGSIPSELGNIKNLTNLDLSDNFLSGSIPESFSELKNLRLLSLMYNDMTGNVPQGIGGLPSLETLLIWNNRFSGLLPQSLGSNSKLKWVDASTNNLVGSIPPDICATGELFKLILFSNKFTGGLSPLSDCSSLVRLRLEDNSFSGRIPLRFSHLPDISYVDLSHNNFVGGIPSDISQAYQLRYFNVSYNPRLGGTIPTRIWSLPVLQNFSSSSCGISGDLPQFESCKSISIIDLDRNNLSGTIPNSFSRCQALEKLNLSNNNMIGHIPEELASIPVLSVIDLSNNKINGPIPEKFGSSSSLQLLNVSFNNITGSIPTGKSFKLMGSSAFVGNSELCGAPLRPCPGSVGILGSKGTWRLTRILLLCLGSLVILLGVAFGTLYLRRGIKSRWKMVSFAGLPQFTANDVLTSFCGTKTTEVPSPSPPLVSKAVLPTGITVVVKKIEWEQRSIKVMSEFIIRLGNARHKNLIRLLGLCHNNQLVYLLYDYVPNGNLAEKIGRKWDWAAKFRTVVGIARGLRFLHHDCSPAIPHGDLKSSNVVFDENMEPHLAEFGFKHLLRLTKGSSPATTKWETEYNEAVKEELRMDVYQFGEMTLEILTGGRLTNAAATIQNKPWHVLLREIYDENEVSSASTMQEIKLVLEVAMLCTSSRSNDRPSMDDALKLLPGIKPIEDGRASKK from the exons ATGGAGATTGTAAAATTCTTGTACTTGAATCTTCTCGCGACTTTCACATTCTCAGTGGTTTTAGCAATGGACCCTTATTCAGAGGCACTCCTGGACCTGAAATCTGAGCTTGTAGATGATGATAACACACTGCATGATTGGAAAGTACCCTCTCAACAAGGGAACTCAACAACAGAATCCTATGCATGTTCTTGGACAGGTATCAAGTGTAACAACGACTCAACAGTTGTAACCTCCATAGACCTCTCAATGAAGAAACTCGGTGGCGTAATCTCAGGGAAACAATTCACCATCTTCACAAACCTTGTTGATCTCAACCTCAGCTACAACttcttctctggccagcttccAGTGCAAATTTTCAACCTCAAAAGCCTGAAAAGCCTTGATATCAGCAGAAACAATTTCTCTGGTCACTTTCCAAATGGAATTTCCAGCCTCCAAAATCTTCTTGTACTTGATGCCTTTAGCAACAGCTTTTCAGGTCCATTGCCTGCAGAACTTTCACAGCTACAGAATCTCAAGGTTCTTAATCTAGCTGGGAGTTACTTCAGTGGACCAATTCCATCTGAGTATGGTTCTTTCAGAAGCCTTGAGTTTCTTCATCTTGCAGGGAATTCTCTCACAGGGAATATTCCTTCAGAACTTGGAAACCTCAAAACAGTGACCCATATGGAGATTGGTTACAACAATTATGACGGTCTTATACCGCCACAATTGGGTAACATGAGTCAGATTCAGTATCTTGACATAGCAGGTGCAAATCTATCAGGCCCCATACCAAAGCAACTCTCCAACCTCACCAGTTTGCAATCACTATTCCTGTTCCGGAACCAGCTCACAGGATCAATACCAAGTGAGTTGGGCAATATAAAAAATCTCACAAATTTAGATTTATCTGATAACTTCCTTTCAGGGTCTATTCCAGAGAGCTTTTCAGAGTTAAAGAACCTAAGACTGCTGAGTCTCATGTACAATGACATGACTGGCAATGTTCCACAAGGCATAGGTGGACTTCCGTCCTTGGAAACCCTTCTCATTTGGAACAACCGGTTCTCCGGATTACTTCCACAGAGCCTGGGGAGCAACTCTAAACTCAAGTGGGTGGATGCATCCACAAACAACTTGGTTGGCAGCATTCCACCGGACATTTGTGCAACTGGAGAGCTGTTTAAGTTGATCTTGTTCTCAAACAAATTCACAGGAGGTCTCTCCCCTCTCTCTGATTGTTCTTCCCTTGTTCGCCTTCGCCTTGAAGATAACTCATTCTCCGGAAGGATCCCTCTCAGATTCAGCCATCTTCCTGATATTTCATACGTTGACCTGTCCCACAACAACTTTGTTGGTGGGATTCCCTCCGATATTTCTCAAGCATATCAACTTCGGTATTTCAATGTATCTTATAATCCACGATTAGGAGGCACCATCCCCACACGAATATGGTCTTTGCCCGTACTTCAAAacttttcatcatcttcttgcGGTATTTCAGGTGATCTTCCTCAGTTTGAGTCCTGTAAGTCAATTTCAATAATTGATCTAGATAGGAACAACTTATCTGGAACTATACCAAACAGCTTTTCCAGATGTCAGGCTCTTGAAAAACTGAACTTGTCGAACAACAATATGATAGGTCATATACCAGAAGAACTAGCCAGTATCCCTGTTCTTAGTGTTATAGACCTATCAAATAATAAGATCAATGGCCCCATACCTGAAAAGTTTGGTAGTTCTTCAAGTTTACAACTTCTCAATGTGTCCTTCAACAATATCACGGGTTCAATTCCAACAGGGAAGTCATTCAAATTGATGGGTAGCAGTGCATTTGTTGGGAATTCTGAGCTTTGTGGAGCACCGCTTCGACCATGTCCTGGTTCAGTTGGAATATTGGGGAGCAAAGGGACATGGAGGCTTACCCGTATTCTGCTACTCTGTTTAGGGTCGTTAGTAATCCTTCTAGGAGTCGCTTTTGGAACACTTTATTTAAGAAGAGGGATCAAAAGTCGATGGAAGATGGTCTCATTTGCTGGACTCCCACAATTCACAGCAAATGATGTTTTGACAAGCTTCTGTGGCACAAAAACAACAGAAgttccatcaccatcaccaccTTTGGTTTCAAAGGCGGTTCTCCCCACAGGGATAACAGTCGTAGTTAAGAAGATTGAATGGGAACAGAGGAGCATCAAGGTCATGTCGGAATTCATAATTCGCCTTGGAAATGCGAGGCACAAGAACTTGATCAGATTATTGGGGCTATGCCACAATAATCAGTTGGTCTATCTTCTGTATGATTATGTGCCCAACGGGAATTTGGCTGAAAAAATTGGAAGGAAGTGGGACTGGGCAGCAAAGTTCAGAACTGTGGTTGGAATCgcaagggggctaagattcctTCACCATGACTGTTCCCCAGCCATACCCCATGGAGACTTGAAATCAAGCAACGTTGTGTTTGATGAAAATATGGAACCCCATTTGGCTGAATTTGGGTTCAAACATCTGTTAAGGTTGACCAAAGGCTCATCTCCTGCTACAACCAAGTGGGAAACAG AATATAATGAAGCCGTGAAAGAGGAACTCAGAATGGATGTCTACCAATTCGGAGAGATGACTCTGGAAATTTTAACTGGAGGAAGGTTGACTAATGCAGCAGCTACCATACAAAACAAACCATGGCATGTTCTTCTCAGAGAAATTTACGACGAGAACGAAGTCAGTTCCGCCAGTACAATGCAGGAGATCAAACTGGTTCTCGAGGTTGCTATGCTTTGCACTAGCAGCAGGTCAAATGATCGACCATCGATGGATGATGCTCTGAAGCTTTTGCCAGGGATCAAACCTATAGAAGATGG